The stretch of DNA ATAGAACTCGATCCTGAGGATGCAGGAACGTACACAGTGTTGTCTAACATATATGCAAACTCTCAGAAATGGGACAGTGTTGAAGAAATCCGGACACGCATGAGAGACAGTGGAATCAAGAAAGAACCTGGATGTAGCTGGATCGAAGTAAACAAGAAGATTCATGCTTTTATCATTGGAGATGATTCTCACCCACAGATAATTCAAGTCAAGAAGAAGCTTAACCAATTGATCAATATACTCATTGGTATTGGTTATGTTTCTGAAACAAACTTTGTGCTACAAGATCTTGAAGGAGAACAGATGGAAGATTCTCTTAGACATCACAGTGAGAAACTGGCTTTAGTCTTTGGCTTGTTGACATTACCTAGTGAGAAAGTCATTAGGATCAGAAAGAATCTGAGAATATGTGGGGACTGTCATGTGTTCTGTAAGCTCGTATCGAAGCTTGAAAACCGCAGTATCGTTATAAGAGATCCGATCCGTTACCATCATTTCCAGGAAGGCAAGTGTTCTTGTGGTGACTACTGGTAACAATCATATGGTTTTCTCTGTTAGTTTTCTTAAACAGAATTTAGATTAGTGAATTATGTTTTGCTTGTGAAGCTTATTGATATGCCAAAAATTTTGATAGGATTCTGTAACATTTTACATTTGCAATATTAAAGATTAAAGGCTCAAAtattaatttgtgaaaaaaatacttatttttaattattgtccTATAGTTGAGTTAATGGGAAGACACTACTGCACATGGATATGGATCATGCAATATAATTTATGCTTAatctctctttattattttattaaattaaaagcaTTATAGTAATCAAAAGTGTTCAAAGCTGAATTTTGCATCATGGAGACAAGATCTTTATAATGTCCAAAGTGGTTTAATctcattatatattatgattcaCTATTACTCATGTGGACTTAAAAGTGCCATCGTAGTCGCTTTATTCATTCGATTACACCTAATGGACTTCATAATTAAATTGGTATTGTTTTTGCagactttttaattaattatttgagtTCATTTTTTGATTCTACAATTATCTGTTAAATTAGATAATATCTGATTTATCAAAGTATTATCTTATTTGAacctaaaaaaacttttatgtgAATGAAGTAATGcttaaaaatagtatatattaagAGAGTTTACTTTATTTAGTTGTTTTAAGTATTTTGGTAAGGTATTTTGTTAAATGCAAAGGTTAATAAAAGCCACTAGCTAATTTTAACTTCATATTAATATGGGCTTTTAAGTTATAAGGCCCAATTTCGTACGTCCATGTCATAACTAGATGTTATTAAAAACCACGTCGGCATTCTCATCCATTGCCACGTACCAGTCCCATATCGGACGATCAAGGATTCCATAAGAATCTATAATCGAACGGCTCTCTTGACCTGTTCTAGACACTTCCAAAGATGGGGACGACGGACGATGATGAATGTttctttttatagttttttactattttacctGTCAATTTATGACTCTATTTACttcgttatacttttttttcctttaatgtTACAAGTTttaatgtgtttgtttgtttatttatttatatatattggtgataaaatgagatattttaattttcaactCTTTATTGGTGAGATCGCACGTCTTTTCGGTAGTgattcataaaagaaaaatatcaaggGAACATCATGTACtataaaaattaagatatttctCATTATTTTGTACCCTTGAAGTATGTGTAATAATTATATTCCAagtaatgtttatttattttctaaaactacacaatttttaaaatataatatagtgaGAAACTGTTGATCATaaagtataataaaaattaaagaaaatttccaTACATATATGAATTTGGAGAGAGTATTTTTCACCTTAGTTTTCGAAATGAAAtgggaggaaaaaaagaaagaaaaaataagtaaacTAAAGTAAGACTAAAAAATGAGTTTTATGAAAATCTTGCcaacaaacataaaatatataaaaagaagaggTAAAGTGTAAACTAATAGAAGTTTTATATTTGCTTctcatgatatatataaaaaaagagtaaaaactaCGACAACAACTAAAATCATAACTAgtggcaaaaaaataaacaagagaaaacaaaactaaacagggttatacaaaatgtttttttttttcagtagtaataagaataaaaattaaaataatacgaTGACGTGTCATAACTCGTAAGGatagaaattaaataattttatccaaataaaaaaaattactctaaaCCATGGTTAAGAGATTTAACcagaggagagaagagaagagagagagactcagaTCAAGAGTGAGTTAAAAAGCGTTCCTTTGAGTTCGAGAGGTGAATCAACGAAGGagacaacacacacacactctgAGAAAGAGGCGGCTAGGGATCCTTCActcactttcttttttattctccttctccttcagaTTCCTTGCCTCCATTTgaaccctcttcttcttcttttagattCTCCTCTCTTCCATGTGCGTTTTtttgaagacgatgatgatgctgatgtcTTTGAATTGAATCCGTACGAATTGTTTCGCCtgcgttttgatttttttttttaaatcagatCTTGCCCTTTTTTTCCGGTGagtttttgcttttcttgaaaaaaagctcattgatttgatttgttcaaGATCTTAAATTGGTGGATAAGATTAGTGATGTTGAGAATGATTAGATCTGCTAGATTAGTGATGTTTGTTTTCGTTTGTCATCTTTTTTTCAGATTTCTTCAACCATGGCTTATCTGATGTAGTGATTTGGATCAAATTCATTCTCAAAGCTGGCTCCTTTATTATAGAAGAAGCTCTGTGTGGTGTGGTTCTCTTTCGTTTCATGATCGGTTTAGGTATCTGCTTTATCCGGCTCGTGTTGGTTTCAGACATAGGCACTGCTCTAGAAGGTTTCTCTTCTTCGGCTACTGCTTCTGCTGTTCACCACCAAAAGAGAAGgccttttttggtttcttctttcgTTTCATGTCGAGGAACTTAGACAGTCCTGTTCAGACTCAAATGGCTGTGGCAGNtttttttttttcagtagtaataagaataaaaattaaaataatacgaTGACGTGTCATAACTCGTAAGGatagaaattaaataattttatccaaataaaaaaaattactctaaaCCATGGTTAAGAGATTTAACcagaggagagaagagaagagagagagactcagaTCAAGAGTGAGTTAAAAAGCGTTCCTTTGAGTTCGAGAGGTGAATCAACGAAGGagacaacacacacacactctgAGAAAGAGGCGGCTAGGGATCCTTCActcactttcttttttattctccttctccttcagaTTCCTTGCCTCCATTTgaaccctcttcttcttcttttagattCTCCTCTCTTCCATGTGCGTTTTtttgaagacgatgatgatgctgatgtcTTTGAATTGAATCCGTACGAATTGTTTCGCCtgcgttttgatttttttttttaaatcagatCTTGCCCTTTTTTTCCGGTGagtttttgcttttcttgaaaaaaagctcattgatttgatttgttcaaGATCTTAAATTGGTGGATAAGATTAGTGATGTTGAGAATGATTAGATCTGCTAGATTAGTGATGTTTGTTTTCGTTTGTCATCTTTTTTTCAGATTTCTTCAACCATGGCTTATCTGATGTAGTGATTTGGATCAAATTCATTCTCAAAGCTGGCTCCTTTATTATAGAAGAAGCTCTGTGTGGTGTGGTTCTCTTTCGTTTCATGATCGGTTTAGGTATCTGCTTTATCCGGCTCGTGTTGGTTTCAGACATAGGCACTGCTCTAGAAGGTTTCTCTTCTTCGGCTACTGCTTCTGCTGTTCACCACCAAAAGAGAAGgccttttttggtttcttctttcgTTTCATGTCGAGGAACTTAGACAGTCCTGTTCAGACTCAAATGGCTGTGGCAGTGTTTAAGACCCCTCTTACTGGGGCGACTAGTATGGATGGGAAGCAGCATCATAAGCATCAGCATCTGCAGAGGCAATCCTCCGGGAGGAGGGTTTTTGTGCAGACTGAAACTGGTTGTGTTTTGGGTATGGAGTTGGATCGTAGTGACAATGTTCATACTGTCAAGAGGAGGCTTCAGATTGCTCTTAATTTCCCTACTGAGGAAAGCTCTTTGACTTATGGAGATATGGTGCTGACGAATGATCTGAGTGCTGTGAGGAATGATTCACCGCTTCTTCTGAAACGTAACTTTATGCATAGAAGCTCGTCTACTCCTTGTCTTTCACCTACTGGGAAGGATCTGCAACAGAAAGATCGAAGTGGTCCGATTGAGATACTTGGACACTCGGATTGCTTTTCGATTGTTAAACATATGGTGAAGGACATTGTTAAGGCGATGAAGATGGGTGTTGAACCGCTTCCTGTTCATAGCGGGCTTGGAGGTGCATACTATTTTAGGAACAAAAGGGGTGAGAGTGTTGCGATTGTTAAGCCGACAGATGAAGAGCCATTTGCACCTAACAATCCTAAAGGCTTTGTTGGGAAAGCCCTTGGGCAACCTGGCTTGAAGTCTTCGGTACGAGTGGGGGAAACCGGGTTTAGAGAAGTTGCAGCTTATCTTCTTGATTATGGCCGCTTTGCTAATGTCCCTCCCACTGCTCTTGTTAAGATTACTCATTCTGTATTCAATGTCAACGATGGAGTGAAGGGGAACAAGCCTCGGGAGAAGAAGCTGGTTAGTAAGATTGCTTCTTTCCAGAAGTTTGTGGCTCATGATTTCGATGCAAGCGATCATGGCACTTCAAGCTTCCCTGTAGCTTCTGTGCACCGCATTGGTATTTTGGACATAAGGATCTTCAACACAGACCGTCATGGTGGGAATCTTTTGGTGAAGAAGCTCGATGGAGACGGAATGTTTGGTCACGTAGAGCTTATTCCAATAGACCATGGCCTATGCTTGCCAGAAACCCTAGAGGATCCTTATTTTGAGTGGATTCATTGGCCACAGGCATCGTTACCTTTCTCTGATGTAGAGCTTGAGTACATACAGAGTCTTGATCCATTGAAGGATTGTGACATGCTTAGAAGAGAACTTCCAATGATTAGAGAGGCGTGTCTTAGGGTTCTTGTTCTCTGTACTATTTTCCTCAAAGAAGCTGCTGCTTATGGTATGTGTCTTGCCGAGATTGGCGAGATGATGACTCGGGAGTTTCGACCAGGAGAAGAGGAGCCAAGTGAACTCGAGGTTGTGTGTATTGAAGCCAAGAGATCAGTCATTGAACGAGATGTTTTATCTCCGAGGTCAGATGTAGTAGGAGAAGCAGAGTTCCAGTTTGATCTAGACTGTGATGATTTAGAATCAGTCTACGCTTCCAAGATACAACTAACCGatgactacttcaccaaaaACCCCTTTTCAAACGGGCGTTCTTCACTCGGGAAGCTTGAAGAAAgcatcaaagaagaagaagaagatgatgaagaagaagaggacagaACTGAAAATGCTGTCCCTATGATCATTATGAAAGATAGTTTTTTTAGTTCAGCTGCTTTTCATGACAAAGCTCCATCTCTTTCAAAGCTTTCCACTTCAATGAAGAACACACATCTTAGCGACACAGCACGGAAACACCCAAAACCCTTAACCAGAGGCAGATCCGAGAACACATCGTCTGGTCACAAAAGCGCAAACGAACAGCTTCCAATGAGTGCAAGCTTCGTGAAAGTAGCAGACATGAAAGAAGACGAGTGGGCTCTGTTCTTGGAGAGGTTCCATGAGTTACTTGGACCGGCTTTCGCAAAACGCAAAACGGCAACGTTGAGTAAGAGACAGAGACTTGGCACTTCATGCCAGTTTTGAGAAATCATATagtagaaagtaaaaaaaaaaactcgagaGAGAGTTAAACGAGACACGATCTACAGTATGGAGTATGAAACTGAAGGCTTCTTCTTCAGTTCTATggtagtaaaaaagaaaaaaaaatagtttactTTTGGAAGGTTTGGCTTATGACAAGCGACAAGGTGATGAAAAGGGGTTTGgcttggttttctttttttaactgctttgtaaatatttcttttaccTCGTTGtgatcttgtttgtttgttctttctttttctttttgccccTTTTATCACCTtctcttggttttttttctttggtatgTCCTTGTAGCTTGGCCTTgtcttataaataatattagtcTTCTTTCACTTTATGTTCTGATCGTCGGTACAATGATCAGAACCGTCCATAAACCGCATTTCACCATTCATAGCTTAAGTTTTGAGCCAAACCAATGAGGTTTGATGAGTGTTACAGAGAGACAAGATAAAGTGATAAAGTGTAAGCGTGATGGTCCCAATGACAGCTGCAAAGAAAGCGAAATGGGGGCATCGACCCATTTATCAATTATCCATTTTTTACCATCCCATCAGGTTATGTCCAAAGTTGTCGAAAGTTCAAAGAATCATACCAAATTTCGAGCAACAAAACGATGATATTGAAATGGGACCCCATTTGTGAGTGTAGGGGTCATCATTTTTATATCCTTCCTCTCGACAAAGACAACATCAATCTAAACGTAATATTCATTTGGtgtccttttttcttcttctacttcttgtGTAGTACTTCTATGTGTACTATCAAGAGGCAACACTATTTACATCATTCATAAAGTTTTGAATGTTTCGATCAATGATATACTTTTCTCATATTCGAAACTAGTCATGGATCATTCTTTTTAACGTAATTCTTTTACATAATATCTTACTcgaaatatataaattacaagtttacaactaaaaacaaatcaaactatTACTATATTAGTCATATAGATTTAATTAGAAgaaattagttactagatatgATCAACATGATGAAACCATATAGCCAAAATATGACCACTAAGTTTTGTTCACAATAAAATTCATATGATTGGGTCCCATActaagagaattttttttttttttNNNNNNNNNNNNNNNNNNNNNNNNNNNNNNNNNNNNNNNNNNNNNNNNNNNNNNNNNNNNNNNNNNNNNNNNNNNNNNNNNNNNN from Camelina sativa cultivar DH55 chromosome 9, Cs, whole genome shotgun sequence encodes:
- the LOC104710302 gene encoding phosphatidylinositol 4-kinase gamma 7-like; protein product: MSRNLDSPVQTQMAVAVFKTPLTGATSMDGKQHHKHQHLQRQSSGRRVFVQTETGCVLGMELDRSDNVHTVKRRLQIALNFPTEESSLTYGDMVLTNDLSAVRNDSPLLLKRNFMHRSSSTPCLSPTGKDLQQKDRSGPIEILGHSDCFSIVKHMVKDIVKAMKMGVEPLPVHSGLGGAYYFRNKRGESVAIVKPTDEEPFAPNNPKGFVGKALGQPGLKSSVRVGETGFREVAAYLLDYGRFANVPPTALVKITHSVFNVNDGVKGNKPREKKLVSKIASFQKFVAHDFDASDHGTSSFPVASVHRIGILDIRIFNTDRHGGNLLVKKLDGDGMFGHVELIPIDHGLCLPETLEDPYFEWIHWPQASLPFSDVELEYIQSLDPLKDCDMLRRELPMIREACLRVLVLCTIFLKEAAAYGMCLAEIGEMMTREFRPGEEEPSELEVVCIEAKRSVIERDVLSPRSDVVGEAEFQFDLDCDDLESVYASKIQLTDDYFTKNPFSNGRSSLGKLEESIKEEEEDDEEEEDRTENAVPMIIMKDSFFSSAAFHDKAPSLSKLSTSMKNTHLSDTARKHPKPLTRGRSENTSSGHKSANEQLPMSASFVKVADMKEDEWALFLERFHELLGPAFAKRKTATLSKRQRLGTSCQF